From a single Zygotorulaspora mrakii chromosome 2, complete sequence genomic region:
- a CDS encoding alpha-glucosidase: MSTLSAHPETEPKWWKEATIYQIYPASFKDSNNDGWGDMNGILSKLEYIKDLGIDAIWISPFYDSPQNDMGYDIADYEKVWPTYGTNEDCFKVIEKTHELGMKFIADLVINHCSDEHEWFKESRSSKTNPKRNWFFWSPPKGFDEKGVPIRPNNWKSYFGGPAWTFDEETREFYLHLFAPSQPDLNWEIEDCRKAIYESSVGFWLDHGVDGFRIDVGSLYSKVPGFPDAPVVLEDSVWQPSDPYTLNGPRIHEFHQELNTFMRNRVRDNREIFTVGEMQYTSDEIKKMYTSASRHEVNELFNFSHTDVGTAPDFHYNLVPFVFKEWKLALAELFRYINGTDCWSTVYLENHDQPRGVTRFGDDSSENRVISGKLLSVLLSVLTGTLFIYQGQELGQINFKNWPIEKYEDVSVKNNYNAIKKEHGENSVQMKKFLEGVSLMSRDHARTPMQWTRVEPNAGFCGSDTKPWFELNDSFKEGINVEDETKNANSVLNFWRDAIKFRKEHKDIAVYGYDFEFIDLDNEKLFSFSKKYGNKIMFAALNFSSGHIVFQTPGNFASYSLAFGNYPEGDVDASSNILQSWEGRIYIQENPLP; the protein is encoded by the coding sequence ATGTCCACTCTTTCAGCACACCCGGAGACAGAACCCAAATGGTGGAAGGAAGCCacaatttatcaaatttaccCTGCCAGTTTTAAAGACTCGAACAACGATGGATGGGGAGATATGAATGGAATCCTGAGCAAGCTAGAGTATATCAAAGATCTTGGAATTGACGCTATCTGGATCTCTCCATTTTACGATTCCCCTCAAAATGATATGGGTTATGATATTGCCGACTACGAAAAGGTCTGGCCTACGTATGGCACCAATGAAGATTGTTTTAAGgtgattgaaaaaactcaTGAGTTGGGCATGAAATTTATCGCAGATCTGGTCATCAATCATTGCTCTGATGAGCACGAATGGTTCAAGGAAAGTAGATCATCAAAGACCAATCCGAAACGTAACTGGTTTTTTTGGAGCCCGCCCAAAGGTTTCGACGAAAAAGGAGTACCCATAAGGCCAAACAACTGGAAATCTTATTTCGGTGGGCCTGCTTGGACCTTTGACGAAGAAACACGCGAATTTTACCTTCATCTATTTGCGCCAAGTCAACCGGATCTCAATTGGGAAATTGAAGATTGTAGAAAGGCAATATACGAGAGTTCTGTCGGTTTCTGGTTGGATCACGGAGTTGACGGCTTCAGAATAGATGTCGGAAGTCTATATTCAAAGGTGCCAGGATTTCCAGATGCCCCAGTTGTGTTGGAAGACTCCGTTTGGCAACCCAGTGATCCTTATACTTTGAATGGCCCACGTATTCACGAGTTTCACCAAGAGCTAAACACTTTCATGAGAAATAGGGTAAGGGATAACCGAGAAATTTTTACTGTGGGTGAAATGCAATACACCTCTGATGAAATTAAGAAGATGTATACTAGTGCATCGAGGCATGAAGTCAATGAGTTGTTCAACTTTTCGCACACAGATGTAGGAACCGCTCCTGATTTCCATTACAATCTCGTTCCGTTTGTATTCAAAGAGTGGAAGTTGGCTCTTGCTGAGTTGTTTAGGTACATCAATGGTACCGACTGTTGGTCAACTGTTTATTTGGAGAACCATGATCAACCTCGCGGAGTTACAAGATTCGGTGATGATTCTTCAGAAAATCGGGTTATTTCAGGCAAACTTCTCTCAGTCTTGTTGAGCGTTTTGACTGGGACTTTATTCATCTATCAGGGTCAAGAGCTTGGCCaaataaatttcaaaaactggccaattgaaaagtatgaGGATGTTTCGGTTAAAAATAACTACAACGCtatcaaaaaagagcatGGAGAAAATTCAGTgcagatgaagaaatttttagaGGGTGTTAGTTTGATGTCAAGAGACCACGCCAGAACTCCCATGCAATGGACAAGGGTGGAACCTAATGCGGGTTTTTGTGGTTCTGATACAAAGCCATGGtttgaattgaatgattctttcaaagaaggtATTAATGTGGAAGATGAAACCAAAAACGCGAACTCTGTCTTGAATTTCTGGAGAGATGCCATTAAATTCAGGAAAGAGCACAAAGATATCGCTGTATATGGTTACgactttgaattcattgatctggataatgaaaaattgttcagcttctccaaaaaataCGGCAATAAAATCATGTTTGCGGCTCTGAACTTTAGCTCTGGTCATATTGTGTTTCAGACTCCTGGAAATTTTGCCTCCTATTCATTAGCTTTCGGCAACTATCCTGAAGGCGATGTTGATGCATCATCCAATATCTTGCAGTCATGGGAAGGGAGAATTTATATTCAAGAGAACCCTTTGCCTTGA
- the ARP7 gene encoding Arp7p (similar to Saccharomyces cerevisiae ARP7 (YPR034W); ancestral locus Anc_7.448): MTNASRKCVVIHNGSCSTVAGFSNMELPKCIIPSSYVKRNNDEKRIFGTFEMLDETEKNESTSNVYTLIDGRGYPYNWEDLEAQWRYIYEEHLKVSPAELPLVISVPASNGDTDMKIMEKFFDLAFNKLKVPILQILIEPLAIALSMGKSSALVVDIGARGCNVTPIVDGTVVKSGVMKSKFGGDFLDYQITNSEFFNKEYDATNLSSCEMWFSSNTWLQQFKSTMLQVSDKNYSELERYYELQRQQQQQQQQAFPNFALNPLTQKKNFLFKKSKTVTLELRDSYKLAESLFEPKDALKAQGESQVQSHSQPHLQQPASNIGLSELMSKSIRKAGAGVSSTGTLGGGGTGASLTLNEKGSQHNTNASSNSQLTNGVANPATSGITSEQVYSLLLTNVIITGATSLIAGMEQRIINDLSIRFPQYKLTTYANQIMMDRKVQSWIAMNSMSNLPNWELGKWYTKQDFDLLKQSQSHKN, translated from the coding sequence ATGACAAACGCGAGCAGGAAATGTGTGGTTATTCATAACGGCTCATGCTCAACTGTTGCGGGCTTCAGCAATATGGAACTACCCAAGTGCATCATTCCGTCAAGTTATGTCAAGCGCAATAACGATGAAAAGCGTATATTTGGCACATTTGAAATGCTGGatgaaacagaaaagaatgagTCAACCTCTAACGTATATACACTAATTGATGGTCGCGGCTATCCATATAATTGGGAAGATTTAGAGGCGCAATGGCGGTATATATACGAAGAACACCTAAAAGTATCTCCTGCAGAATTGCCATTAGTCATAAGTGTACCAGCGAGCAATGGTGATACGGATATGAAAATAATGGAAAAATTCTTCGATCTTGCtttcaataaattgaaGGTACccattttgcaaattttgatcGAACCGTTAGCCATTGCGTTGTCAATGGGCAAAAGTTCAGCGCTCGTGGTTGACATTGGAGCAAGAGGCTGCAACGTCACGCCTATTGTTGATGGAACTGTGGTCAAGAGCGGTGTGATGAAATCTAAATTTGGCGGAGATTTCTTGGACTATCAGATAACAAattctgaatttttcaataaagaaTATGACGCAACAAACTTAAGTAGTTGTGAAATGTGGTTTAGCTCGAATACTTGGTTGCAACAATTTAAAAGCACAATGTTGCAAGTCAGCGATAAGAATTACAGTGAATTAGAAAGGTACTACGAACTCCAACgacaacaacagcaacaacagcaacaagcTTTTCCTAATTTTGCCCTCAATCCATTAActcagaagaaaaattttctgtttAAGAAAAGTAAGACTGTAACATTGGAACTTAGAGATAGTTACAAGCTAGCAGAAAGCTTGTTTGAACCGAAGGACGCGCTTAAAGCCCAAGGAGAATCGCAAGTTCAGTCACATTCACAACCACACCTGCAACAACCAGCAAGCAATATTGGTCTGAGTGAACTTATGTCCAAATCTATCAGAAAAGCAGGTGCAGGTGTCAGCAGTACTGGAACTCTTGGAGGAGGTGGTACGGGTGCCTCTCTAACCCTAAATGAGAAAGGATCACAACATAATACAAATGCAAGTTCTAACTCGCAGTTGACTAATGGAGTTGCAAATCCTGCTACGAGTGGTATTACTTCCGAACAGGTGTACTCTTTGTTATTGACTAACGTGATAATTACCGGTGCTACCTCGTTAATCGCTGGAATGGAGCAAAGAATTATTAATGACTTGTCCATAAGATTCCCTCAATACAAGCTAACAACCTACGCAAACCAGATCATGATGGACAGAAAAGTTCAGAGCTGGATTGCTATGAACTCAATGTCCAATTTACCAAACTGGGAACTCGGAAAGTGGTATACAAAGCAGGACTTTGATCTTCTCAAACAATCGCAAAGCCACAAGAATTAG
- the EAF6 gene encoding Eaf6p (similar to Saccharomyces cerevisiae EAF6 (YJR082C); ancestral locus Anc_7.447), with translation MEGNLKEYEKLKSELIKNIEAKKGLEEEFDRLQQDIYDNETEYLSGNQGTSKNNNIGNIIKGFDSFNKVSRHGSDLSNHGFTNDDRLFSLSSAVFVKQQLDDMQEQE, from the coding sequence ATGGAAGGCAATCTTAAGGAGTATGAAAAGCTTAAGTCTGAACTAATCAAGAATATCGAAGCAAAGAAGGGACTGGAAGAGGAGTTTGACCGTTTACAACAAGATATTTACGACAATGAGACGGAGTATCTCTCGGGAAACCAAGGCACCAGCAAAAATAACAACATTGGTAATATCATAAAAGGATTTGACAGTTTTAACAAGGTGAGCCGTCATGGGTCGGACCTCTCGAATCATGGATTTACGAATGACGATAGACTTTTTTCCCTATCCAGTGCAGTATTTGTCAAACAACAGCTTGATGATATGCAAGAGCAAGAGTGA
- the AIM24 gene encoding Aim24p (similar to Saccharomyces cerevisiae YJR080C; ancestral locus Anc_7.446): MSGKVCRIFPSKRFISLIRPTETTCIPTQVELKNATDASTQSLFSEGDNDEFLSTSRFQVLGQPATMASALIPPSIDLYVRRGCLVSLHGSRSISLSHEWQSVWFNLTRYFTLKPSIYYKLISTAKFNALIAPNFTSNRLGPILGLSSSPFRTLCLLSLDGTKDWNIWGKDSIVAYEANTSLDIKPSKFSIFKSQRPVFSSKYQILQGRGNVLLSGSGSVYTIELKDASDEIIIKSEHLLGLNGSSQLNIKDSVEVQTLAPLQKKDEKLLSKRPPAGEIRDFDVRMFFEISRDIFANTWNWLKRVYSTQLNGPSKFLRIKGPRTLLLQSSYNVYLPASAKGKSLLQVDSNPALSSSIPLTKSPSKDYLSYASVLKDGQVDFRSTEDFSETLKHTNSKQQN; this comes from the coding sequence ATGAGCGGTAAAGTTTGCAGAATATTTCCTTCGAAGCGATTCATCTCATTGATAAGGCCAACTGAGACGACTTGTATTCCAACGCAAGTtgagttgaaaaatgccACTGATGCAAGTACACAATCTTTATTCTCTGAAGGAGATAATGATGAGTTTTTGAGTACCTCAAGATTCCAGGTACTTGGTCAACCAGCTACAATGGCATCGGCACTAATACCTCCATCGATTGACCTTTACGTACGCCGTGGATGTTTAGTCTCCTTGCATGGTTCAcgttcaatttcattgtCGCATGAATGGCAAAGCGTTTGGTTCAACTTGACAAGATATTTCACTCTTAAACCCTCAATCTACTATAAGTTGATATCTACAGCGAAATTTAATGCTTTGATAGCCCCTAATTTTACTTCGAATAGATTGGGACCGATATTGGGCCTGTCATCCTCACCATTTAGAACCTTGTGTTTGCTGAGCCTAGACGGTACCAAGGATTGGAACATTTGGGGTAAAGATTCAATAGTTGCCTACGAGGCTAATACAAGTCTGGACATCAAGCCATCaaagttttccattttcaagagTCAAAGACCAgtcttttcatcaaaatatcaaattttacaGGGTCGTGGTAATGTCCTCTTGAGTGGATCTGGTTCTGTTTACACaattgaattgaaagatgCGAGTGACGAAATAATTATCAAATCAGAACATCTGCTTGGTCTGAATGGCTCTtctcaattgaatatcaagGACTCCGTTGAGGTACAGACTTTGGCACCCTTACagaagaaagatgaaaaactATTGAGTAAAAGACCACCAGCTGGCGAAATTAGAGACTTTGATGTTAGGATGTTCTTCGAGATATCTCGTGATATCTTCGCTAATACCTGGAATTGGTTGAAGAGAGTTTATTCAACTCAGCTAAACGGGCCAAGCAAGTTTTTAAGAATAAAAGGACCGAGGACCTTACTTTTGCAAAGTTCTTACAATGTCTATTTGCCAGCTTCCGCAAAAGGCAAGAGTCTTTTACAGGTTGACTCGAATCCTGCTCTTTCGTCGTCAATACCACTCACAAAATCACCCTCTAAAGATTATTTGAGCTACGCTTCCGTGTTGAAAGACGGACAAGTTGACTTTCGTAGCACAGAAGACTTTAGTGAGACTCTCAAGCACACCAACAGCAAGCagcaaaattga